One window of Chamaesiphon minutus PCC 6605 genomic DNA carries:
- a CDS encoding glycoside hydrolase family 10 protein, translated as MKKAVWLTNVDSRVMNSRSNLAAGLLRLAELGFNTIYPAVWQRGYTLYPSEVAKQLTGAAVLPNSPFVGRDLLAEIIELAQPLNIRVIPWFEYGLMVPPGSPLARQYPDLLLLDARGNSQRIQGASGRQDPNVWLNPCHDRVRQFMVDLIGDLVDRYPVSGIQLDDHFSFPIELGYDAPGEKLRQRFTRQLFDRHPFANWDRWRAKQLTTLLQQIVRSIRSIRSNCIVSISPNPLSFSKSRYLVDWQQWCDLGLIDELVLQVYRDRLDTFNSEIVKSEVRAIKTKIPTLIGILTGLRTKPIATDLIRSQVNSTIANRFDGYACFFYETLLHECLSPTLVVRDSQQLIDIFR; from the coding sequence TTGAAAAAAGCTGTTTGGCTGACTAATGTCGATAGTCGAGTGATGAATTCTCGCAGCAATCTGGCGGCGGGACTGTTGCGGCTGGCAGAGTTGGGATTTAATACGATTTATCCAGCGGTGTGGCAACGGGGATATACTTTATATCCCAGCGAGGTAGCCAAACAATTAACTGGTGCGGCGGTGTTACCCAATAGTCCCTTCGTGGGTAGAGATTTATTAGCCGAAATTATCGAGTTGGCGCAACCATTAAACATTCGCGTAATTCCGTGGTTTGAGTATGGGTTGATGGTACCGCCAGGATCGCCATTGGCGCGTCAATATCCAGATTTACTCCTGCTCGATGCGCGCGGCAATAGTCAACGCATTCAAGGTGCCAGTGGCAGACAAGATCCTAATGTCTGGCTCAATCCCTGTCACGATCGAGTCCGTCAATTTATGGTAGATTTAATTGGCGATTTGGTCGATCGATATCCCGTTAGTGGTATTCAATTAGACGACCATTTTTCCTTCCCGATCGAGTTAGGTTACGATGCTCCAGGGGAGAAGCTACGCCAAAGATTTACGCGCCAATTATTCGATCGACATCCGTTCGCTAATTGGGATCGGTGGCGAGCCAAACAACTCACAACATTATTACAACAAATCGTCCGCTCGATTCGCTCGATTCGATCCAACTGTATCGTCTCGATTTCGCCCAATCCGTTGAGCTTTTCTAAAAGTCGTTATTTGGTAGATTGGCAGCAGTGGTGCGATTTAGGCTTAATCGACGAACTGGTACTGCAAGTTTATCGCGATCGATTAGATACATTTAATAGCGAAATTGTCAAGTCAGAAGTGCGAGCTATTAAAACTAAAATCCCAACCTTAATTGGAATTTTGACAGGCTTGAGAACTAAACCAATCGCTACAGATCTAATTCGATCGCAAGTTAATAGTACGATCGCCAATCGGTTTGATGGCTATGCTTGTTTTTTCTACGAAACTCTATTGCACGAATGTTTGTCGCCAACATTAGTAGTGAGAGATTCGCAGCAGTTAATCGATATTTTTAGATAG
- a CDS encoding S9 family peptidase: MQLAPFGSWKSPITADAIVADSIGLGSIVIDGADIYWLESRPQEAGRSVIVRRTSDGKNTDVTPPEYNVRNRVHEYGGAAYTVVDGCVYFSNISDNCLYVQDLRSEQPQQVRQLTHDKKKRYADLSVDTLRHRLICVQEEHDSADFEPLNTIVSIDIAKPDDIQVMAGGCDFYAAPRLSPDGSRLAWLSWNHPNLPWDGTNLQVANIVNGYLAAPSLIAGGANQAIFQPQWAGDDTLYFVSDRTGWGNLYCWQGSTVKPVHELEAEFGLPQWVFGMSTYALVGNRIVCTYTQRGVWHLALINTLSGHLTRLNVPYTDISNVRAAGNLVVCCAASATHANEIITIDLLTESREILQRSNRLKIDPRYFSIPESIEFPTTDGNTAFAFYYPPTNPDYQPLLGEKPPLLVKSHGGPTAATSNQLSLKTQYWTSRGFAVVDVNYGGSTGYGKAYQHRLDGKWGIVDVDDCTNAALYLVRQGLADANRLAISGGSAGGYTTLAALTFGDTFKAGASYYGVSDLASLAKDTHKFESRYLDRLVAPYPAQADLYQARSPLYFTDRLSCPIAFFQGLEDKVVPPNQAEMMVAVLKAKQIPVAYVTFPTEQHGFRQAENIKRALTGEFYFYAQIFGFELAEEIEPIQIDR; encoded by the coding sequence ATGCAACTTGCTCCCTTTGGTTCCTGGAAGTCGCCGATTACGGCTGATGCGATCGTCGCAGATAGTATCGGACTTGGTTCGATCGTCATCGATGGAGCAGATATTTATTGGTTAGAATCTCGTCCCCAAGAAGCCGGACGCAGTGTCATTGTTAGGCGCACCTCAGACGGTAAAAATACGGACGTGACGCCGCCAGAATATAACGTCCGCAACCGCGTTCACGAATACGGTGGTGCCGCTTATACCGTCGTCGATGGTTGCGTTTATTTTAGTAATATCAGCGATAACTGTCTGTACGTCCAGGATTTACGATCGGAGCAGCCACAACAAGTTCGGCAACTCACCCATGACAAAAAGAAACGCTATGCAGATCTGAGTGTCGATACGCTGCGTCACCGATTGATTTGCGTGCAGGAAGAACATGATTCGGCAGACTTCGAGCCATTAAATACGATCGTCAGTATCGATATCGCCAAACCAGATGACATTCAAGTTATGGCAGGTGGCTGTGACTTTTATGCTGCGCCGCGATTGAGTCCAGATGGGAGTAGGTTGGCTTGGTTGAGTTGGAATCATCCCAATTTGCCTTGGGATGGCACTAATTTACAAGTTGCCAATATCGTTAATGGTTATCTTGCCGCACCATCATTGATTGCTGGTGGTGCGAATCAAGCCATCTTTCAACCCCAGTGGGCTGGAGATGATACATTATATTTTGTCAGCGATCGCACGGGTTGGGGCAATCTCTACTGTTGGCAAGGTAGCACAGTTAAGCCCGTGCATGAATTAGAGGCCGAATTTGGTCTCCCCCAATGGGTATTTGGGATGTCAACTTACGCATTAGTGGGCAATCGGATCGTTTGCACTTACACTCAACGCGGCGTCTGGCACCTCGCACTGATCAATACCCTCAGCGGACATCTAACGCGGCTGAATGTCCCGTATACAGATATTTCCAACGTGCGTGCGGCTGGTAATTTAGTAGTTTGCTGTGCGGCTTCAGCAACTCATGCCAATGAAATTATTACCATCGATCTGCTGACAGAATCGCGCGAAATTCTCCAACGTTCCAATCGCTTAAAAATCGATCCTCGCTATTTCTCGATCCCGGAGTCGATCGAATTTCCCACTACCGATGGGAATACTGCGTTTGCATTTTATTATCCACCGACCAATCCCGATTATCAACCATTACTGGGCGAGAAACCCCCCTTACTCGTCAAAAGTCACGGCGGGCCTACCGCAGCCACTTCCAATCAACTTAGCCTCAAAACCCAATATTGGACGAGTCGCGGTTTTGCAGTAGTAGATGTCAATTATGGTGGGAGTACTGGCTATGGTAAAGCCTATCAACACCGTCTCGATGGCAAGTGGGGCATCGTCGATGTCGATGATTGTACCAATGCCGCACTCTACCTAGTGCGACAAGGTTTGGCCGACGCCAACCGCTTGGCAATTTCGGGAGGGAGCGCGGGCGGTTATACTACTCTAGCCGCACTGACCTTTGGCGATACCTTCAAAGCAGGTGCGAGTTATTATGGCGTCAGCGATTTAGCCTCACTCGCCAAAGATACGCACAAATTTGAATCTCGCTATCTCGATCGATTAGTGGCTCCCTATCCGGCTCAAGCCGATCTTTATCAAGCCAGATCGCCACTCTATTTTACCGATCGATTGTCCTGTCCGATCGCCTTCTTTCAGGGATTGGAGGACAAAGTCGTTCCGCCAAATCAAGCAGAAATGATGGTAGCCGTACTCAAAGCCAAGCAGATCCCCGTCGCTTATGTCACATTTCCCA
- a CDS encoding tetratricopeptide repeat protein — protein MNRLIPTCLGIITIALVQPLTNAAEQNGVRGAAMSAQRPLLAQKQDRLAAAERFLAAGVSKYRKGDKRGALADYNRAIQLNPRYALAHVNRGVVRSALGDRQGALSDFNRAIEIDPKYPQAYNNRGAIKYELGNKRGAIEDYTRAIAIDYKFAQAYYNRGATRYELGDKRGALADYNIAIALDPNYGAAYYSRGVVRAELGDKQGAIEDYNRAIALDPNHAGAYYNRGAIKSELGDRHAASADFDRAILLNPHYASKDYRISVSYYSPIVIFHPLFIGGYYQRGGVVYNTQTIFYNYSNNFYYNQPQVVNNSTTVIQVNPNNRRNNSDRQTTILNTNNSTVESTNRRVIINNTSTDRVNSTPERTRTRTRQVIDDNSETIEVSPDSERDSERRAVRQRDRQTVINNTSNTQIYTQPDRSDRERQVIIDNNSAIRQVDSLPERTRDRVIIDNSFSRSNTGSEGAEVRNSARTTIRETRQQDDTSTRSESSERRSRNR, from the coding sequence ATGAATAGACTGATTCCTACTTGTTTAGGTATCATCACGATCGCCTTAGTTCAACCCCTGACTAATGCTGCCGAGCAAAATGGCGTTCGTGGAGCCGCAATGTCTGCCCAGCGTCCATTGTTAGCGCAGAAGCAAGATCGGCTTGCTGCCGCAGAACGATTTTTGGCGGCTGGAGTGAGTAAATATCGCAAGGGCGATAAACGCGGTGCTTTAGCTGACTATAACCGCGCGATTCAACTCAATCCTCGCTATGCTTTGGCGCATGTCAATCGAGGAGTGGTGCGCTCGGCGTTGGGAGATCGGCAAGGCGCGCTGTCTGATTTCAATCGCGCGATCGAGATCGATCCAAAATACCCTCAAGCTTATAACAATCGCGGTGCCATTAAATACGAATTGGGCAATAAACGCGGTGCGATCGAAGATTATACACGCGCGATCGCCATCGATTATAAATTTGCCCAAGCCTATTACAATCGCGGTGCGACTCGTTATGAATTAGGCGATAAACGCGGTGCTTTAGCCGATTACAACATTGCAATTGCACTCGATCCCAATTATGGTGCAGCTTATTATAGTCGCGGCGTCGTCCGAGCGGAACTAGGCGACAAACAAGGTGCGATCGAAGATTATAATCGGGCGATTGCGCTCGATCCCAACCATGCGGGTGCTTATTACAATCGCGGTGCGATTAAATCGGAATTAGGCGATCGTCATGCAGCTTCAGCAGATTTCGATCGGGCAATTTTACTCAATCCGCACTACGCGAGCAAAGACTATCGGATATCTGTCTCTTATTACAGCCCGATCGTGATTTTCCATCCTCTATTTATCGGCGGTTATTATCAGCGGGGCGGGGTAGTTTATAACACGCAAACTATCTTCTACAACTATTCTAATAATTTCTATTATAACCAGCCGCAAGTTGTTAATAATTCTACCACAGTCATCCAAGTCAACCCCAACAATCGTCGTAATAATAGCGATCGCCAAACCACTATTCTGAATACTAATAATTCAACAGTCGAATCGACAAATCGCCGAGTGATTATTAACAATACTTCAACCGATCGAGTCAACTCTACTCCAGAGCGCACCCGCACCCGCACTCGTCAAGTAATCGACGATAACTCCGAAACCATCGAAGTTAGTCCCGACTCGGAGCGCGATTCGGAACGCCGAGCAGTCCGCCAACGCGATCGACAAACAGTTATTAATAATACTTCCAATACCCAAATTTATACTCAACCAGATCGATCCGATCGAGAGCGACAAGTAATTATCGATAACAATTCGGCAATTCGGCAAGTTGATTCGCTCCCAGAGCGTACTCGCGATCGAGTTATTATCGATAACTCATTCAGCCGCAGTAATACCGGATCTGAAGGGGCTGAGGTTCGTAATTCAGCACGAACGACCATTCGCGAAACCAGACAGCAAGATGATACATCTACTCGATCGGAATCATCCGAACGCCGTTCTAGAAATCGTTAA